Proteins encoded by one window of uncultured Draconibacterium sp.:
- a CDS encoding cation:proton antiporter encodes MNAYLFLIGLCVIVILSFFTNIIGKKTKIPSVLLLIALGVGIQQLLEYFKMDPDYSRTLELLGIIGLIMIVLEAALDLELKRDKWPIIWKSFAIAALSLGLTSVSISFIILLFIPGLNFISALVYALPLSIMSSAIIIPSVVHLSGYKREFLIYEGTFSDILGIMVFYMIIENMHVEGMRQLSFIIGGNIFLTLAISVILSYILLYIIQNIRGEAKFFLFLAVLVLLYSVGKLFHLSSLIMILMFGLLLRNHNVLLFGKLKEWLRDSKIENVFDQFRMITIETSFLVRTFFFVVFGISLPLASLLSWRVWLISVIFLVISYLARYLLYYLIENKNTMPQALISPRGLISILLYFAIPESLSNNGFQKGILFVVIIVTNIIMGWALIANGKSSKIAAAKNVAAEEENNESDGIKEIPLYNN; translated from the coding sequence ATGAATGCATACCTTTTTTTAATTGGCCTTTGTGTCATTGTTATCTTATCGTTTTTTACCAATATTATTGGTAAAAAAACTAAAATTCCAAGTGTTTTATTATTAATCGCTTTGGGAGTTGGAATACAACAACTTCTGGAGTATTTTAAAATGGATCCTGACTATTCGAGAACGCTTGAACTTCTTGGTATAATTGGTTTGATTATGATTGTGCTTGAAGCAGCACTTGATTTGGAACTGAAACGAGATAAGTGGCCAATAATCTGGAAATCATTTGCAATTGCAGCCTTATCACTTGGACTAACTTCGGTTTCGATTTCGTTTATAATTCTGTTGTTTATTCCTGGGCTAAACTTTATTTCTGCTCTTGTTTATGCGCTTCCCTTGTCGATTATGAGCAGTGCTATAATTATTCCAAGTGTTGTTCATTTATCGGGGTACAAGAGGGAATTCCTGATTTATGAAGGAACTTTCTCTGATATTCTCGGAATAATGGTTTTTTACATGATTATTGAGAACATGCATGTAGAAGGTATGCGACAACTAAGCTTTATAATTGGCGGTAATATCTTCTTAACGCTTGCTATCTCGGTAATATTAAGTTATATATTGCTTTACATTATACAAAATATTAGAGGTGAGGCTAAGTTCTTTCTTTTTTTAGCGGTGTTAGTATTGTTATATTCTGTTGGTAAACTGTTTCATCTTTCCTCGTTGATAATGATTTTAATGTTTGGTTTGTTACTACGAAACCATAATGTATTATTATTTGGTAAGCTAAAAGAATGGTTGCGCGATTCTAAAATAGAGAATGTGTTCGATCAGTTTAGAATGATAACCATTGAGACCTCATTTCTTGTTCGAACTTTCTTTTTTGTAGTGTTTGGTATTAGCTTACCATTGGCAAGTTTGTTAAGCTGGAGGGTTTGGCTTATCAGTGTTATTTTCCTGGTGATTTCTTACCTTGCGCGTTACTTGCTTTATTACTTAATTGAAAATAAGAATACGATGCCACAGGCTTTAATATCACCGCGAGGATTAATTTCGATTTTACTCTATTTTGCTATTCCGGAATCGCTTAGTAACAATGGATTTCAGAAAGGGATTCTTTTTGTCGTTATTATCGTAACAAACATTATCATGGGGTGGGCATTAATAGCTAATGGAAAAAGTTCGAAAATTGCTGCTGCCAAAAATGTAGCCGCAGAAGAAGAAAATAATGAATCGGATGGAATTAAAGAAATCCCGTTGTATAATAATTAA
- a CDS encoding L-rhamnose mutarotase — protein sequence MEYKRYCKTLQLEDDPKLIEAYKEIHAPGAGWPEITQGMREVGIVDMEIYLLGTRLFMIMDTVADFNHDIAMKELAKKPRQAEWEAYVSQYQRTSDSATADEKWQLMERIYKME from the coding sequence ATGGAATACAAAAGGTATTGCAAAACGCTTCAACTGGAAGATGATCCAAAGTTGATTGAAGCCTATAAAGAGATACATGCACCCGGAGCCGGTTGGCCCGAAATAACGCAAGGTATGCGCGAAGTCGGTATTGTAGATATGGAAATTTACCTTTTGGGTACACGGCTTTTTATGATTATGGATACTGTTGCAGATTTTAACCATGATATTGCCATGAAAGAACTTGCCAAAAAACCACGACAAGCGGAATGGGAAGCTTATGTTTCGCAATATCAGAGAACTTCTGATTCAGCCACAGCCGATGAGAAATGGCAATTAATGGAACGTATTTATAAAATGGAGTAA
- the fucP gene encoding L-fucose:H+ symporter permease: MNDLKQVVVDKKIIVPFILITSLFALWGFANDLTNPMVAAFKTVMEISNAKAAMVQFAFYGGYATMAIPAALIIKRYTYKLGIIIGLALYAIGALLFFPATQFEIFGFFLVSLYILTFGLAFLETTANPYILSMGDPATATRRLNLAQSFNPMGSILGMFVASKLILSSLKSDERDDAGNLIFDTLSAAEKAVIRTNDLAVIRNPYVILGFVVIVMLVVIAVAKMPKRESADHEIHPWHSAKRLFRNKVYREGVIAQVFYVGAQIMCWTFIIQYADNLGIPKAKAQNYNIVAMAIFITSRFISTFLMKYLNARYMLLLFAVGGMLTTTGVILIQGMMGLYLLVATSAFMSLMFPTIYGIALEDVGDDATLGAAGLVMAIVGGALMPPLQGYIIDQGTIGPLAAVNFSFILPFICFVVIAIYGRRTYKTLKTT, translated from the coding sequence ATGAATGACCTAAAGCAGGTGGTTGTGGATAAAAAAATAATTGTCCCATTTATTCTGATTACCAGTTTATTTGCACTGTGGGGATTTGCCAATGATCTTACAAATCCGATGGTAGCTGCCTTTAAAACCGTAATGGAAATTTCAAATGCAAAAGCGGCAATGGTGCAATTTGCATTTTACGGAGGTTATGCCACCATGGCTATTCCGGCAGCATTAATTATTAAACGATATACCTACAAACTCGGAATCATAATTGGGCTTGCTTTGTATGCAATTGGCGCCCTGTTATTTTTCCCTGCAACACAATTCGAAATTTTTGGCTTTTTCCTTGTTTCGCTGTACATCTTAACATTTGGTCTCGCGTTTTTGGAAACCACAGCTAATCCCTACATCTTGTCGATGGGCGATCCGGCAACAGCAACCCGACGTTTAAATCTGGCACAATCGTTTAATCCCATGGGCTCAATTTTGGGGATGTTTGTGGCTTCAAAACTCATTTTGTCGTCGTTGAAATCGGATGAACGTGATGATGCGGGAAACCTGATATTCGATACCTTAAGCGCAGCCGAAAAGGCTGTTATCCGTACAAATGATTTGGCTGTAATACGAAATCCATATGTAATACTCGGCTTTGTGGTTATAGTAATGCTGGTTGTAATTGCCGTTGCGAAAATGCCAAAACGCGAAAGTGCCGATCACGAAATTCATCCGTGGCATTCGGCAAAAAGGTTATTCCGCAATAAAGTTTACCGGGAAGGAGTTATTGCACAGGTATTTTATGTTGGTGCACAAATAATGTGTTGGACATTTATTATTCAGTATGCCGATAATTTGGGAATCCCAAAGGCCAAAGCACAAAACTATAATATCGTTGCAATGGCAATTTTTATTACAAGTCGTTTTATCAGTACCTTTTTAATGAAATATTTAAATGCACGGTATATGCTACTATTGTTTGCCGTTGGAGGAATGCTTACAACTACAGGGGTAATTTTAATTCAGGGAATGATGGGCTTGTATTTATTGGTTGCAACATCTGCTTTTATGTCGCTGATGTTTCCCACCATTTACGGAATTGCTTTAGAAGATGTTGGCGATGATGCCACGCTCGGGGCTGCAGGATTGGTAATGGCCATTGTTGGGGGGGCTTTAATGCCGCCGCTTCAGGGATATATTATCGACCAGGGAACAATTGGACCATTAGCAGCTGTTAATTTTTCTTTTATTCTGCCGTTCATATGTTTTGTAGTAATTGCCATTTACGGACGAAGAACATACAAAACTTTAAAAACGACATAG
- a CDS encoding mannose-1-phosphate guanylyltransferase has product MKDLYTLIMAGGSGTRFWPRSKTKKPKQYLNIFGEESLLQETIHRFATFTKEENIYIVSSATQAEVLEKQTPMLPKENLIYEPIGRNTLPCIGLAAMYAERENPDGVMVVSPSDHLINNTELFKDTVLAAAKIAEERDGIVTLGITPTFPATGYGYVKTADDITGNEKIKQFKVERFVEKPDEATATNYLKQGGFYWNSGLFVFKVSVFLKAVEEFAPALYADLRKIQADLGNPSYPQTLDTIYRAVESISVDYGIMEHAKNIYLVEGNFDWNDLGSWESVYQTDKKDENGNASSGEAMFLDTKNSYVYAEEDNVVAVVGMEDVIVVKDGNTTLVCKRENAEDIKKIVEQLKAQNKNHYL; this is encoded by the coding sequence ATGAAAGACTTGTACACCCTTATTATGGCAGGAGGTAGCGGAACACGTTTCTGGCCACGCAGCAAAACTAAAAAGCCAAAACAGTACCTGAATATTTTTGGCGAGGAATCGCTGTTGCAGGAAACTATTCATCGTTTTGCAACCTTTACCAAAGAAGAGAATATTTACATTGTTTCAAGTGCAACACAGGCTGAGGTGCTGGAAAAACAAACACCAATGTTGCCGAAAGAAAACCTTATATACGAGCCAATTGGCAGAAATACGCTGCCTTGTATTGGTTTAGCAGCCATGTATGCCGAGCGGGAAAATCCTGATGGTGTGATGGTCGTATCTCCTTCTGATCATTTGATAAACAATACGGAGTTGTTTAAGGACACTGTATTGGCTGCCGCAAAAATTGCTGAAGAACGCGATGGGATTGTTACCCTCGGAATTACACCCACTTTCCCGGCAACAGGTTATGGCTATGTAAAAACTGCCGATGATATTACAGGCAACGAAAAAATAAAACAGTTTAAAGTTGAACGGTTTGTTGAAAAACCGGATGAAGCAACTGCTACCAATTACCTTAAGCAAGGAGGTTTTTACTGGAATAGCGGGTTGTTCGTATTCAAGGTTTCTGTTTTTCTGAAAGCTGTAGAGGAGTTTGCTCCTGCTCTTTATGCTGATTTGCGCAAAATACAGGCCGATCTCGGGAATCCTTCTTATCCACAAACTTTAGATACCATTTACCGTGCAGTGGAGAGTATCTCTGTTGATTATGGAATTATGGAACATGCCAAAAACATCTACCTTGTTGAGGGGAACTTTGATTGGAACGATTTGGGAAGCTGGGAATCGGTATATCAAACGGATAAAAAGGATGAGAATGGAAATGCAAGCTCAGGAGAAGCAATGTTTCTTGATACCAAAAACTCATATGTTTATGCTGAAGAGGACAATGTGGTTGCTGTTGTTGGAATGGAGGATGTAATTGTTGTAAAAGACGGTAATACTACACTGGTTTGTAAACGCGAGAATGCTGAGGATATAAAAAAGATTGTTGAGCAACTTAAAGCTCAAAACAAAAATCATTACCTGTAA
- the buk gene encoding butyrate kinase yields MHQILAINPGSTSTKFAVYNDTECVLSKTIRHPLEQLLRYKNIVDQFAFRKGLIIEVLVEEGIEVDAIKYIIGRGGLTYPLESGVYKVNNLMLEHLREGIMGHHASNLGGMLADYIALQIPNARAFIADPVVTDELDEVARFAGHPRFKRQSIFHALNQKATARLHAKKVGKKYEDLRLIVAHLGGGISVGVHKNGRVVDVNNALDGEGAFSPERSGTLPIGQVVDLCFSGKFSPEQVRRMIVGEGGFVAYLGTNDALEVEKRSEKGDKKAAIIQEALFYQVAKMIGEMAVVLEGKVDGILLTGGLAYNKKLEAYLRAKTEFISTLFVYPGEDELQVLAENALRVANGEIEAKTYNPVQG; encoded by the coding sequence ATGCACCAGATACTTGCAATAAATCCGGGATCTACCTCCACTAAATTTGCCGTTTATAACGATACGGAATGTGTGCTTTCAAAAACCATACGTCATCCGTTGGAACAATTACTGCGTTACAAAAATATTGTTGATCAGTTTGCTTTTCGTAAGGGGCTGATCATTGAAGTTTTGGTTGAAGAGGGAATTGAGGTGGACGCCATAAAATATATTATTGGAAGGGGAGGATTAACCTATCCACTCGAGTCGGGGGTGTACAAAGTGAATAACCTGATGTTGGAACATCTGCGCGAGGGAATTATGGGACATCATGCAAGTAACCTGGGAGGGATGCTCGCAGATTATATTGCACTACAAATTCCGAATGCCAGAGCGTTTATTGCCGATCCGGTAGTTACTGATGAGTTGGACGAAGTGGCACGTTTTGCAGGGCATCCGCGCTTTAAACGGCAATCAATTTTTCATGCGCTGAATCAAAAAGCCACAGCACGTTTACATGCCAAAAAAGTTGGAAAGAAGTACGAAGACCTTCGTCTCATCGTTGCTCATCTTGGCGGTGGAATATCGGTTGGCGTTCATAAAAACGGGAGGGTTGTTGATGTAAACAATGCTCTCGACGGCGAAGGTGCGTTTAGTCCTGAACGATCGGGTACTTTGCCCATTGGGCAGGTTGTCGATCTTTGTTTTAGTGGTAAATTTTCTCCGGAGCAGGTGCGAAGAATGATTGTTGGAGAAGGAGGATTTGTTGCTTATCTTGGTACAAACGATGCCCTGGAAGTAGAAAAACGTTCCGAAAAAGGCGACAAGAAAGCAGCAATCATTCAGGAAGCATTATTCTACCAGGTGGCTAAAATGATCGGGGAAATGGCTGTTGTTTTAGAAGGAAAAGTGGATGGAATTTTGTTAACCGGAGGATTGGCATACAACAAAAAGTTGGAAGCTTATTTACGAGCCAAAACCGAATTTATTTCAACACTCTTCGTGTATCCTGGAGAAGATGAACTGCAAGTGCTTGCTGAAAATGCACTCCGTGTTGCCAATGGAGAAATTGAGGCTAAAACGTACAATCCTGTTCAGGGATAA
- a CDS encoding phosphate acyltransferase has protein sequence MRINNFAELLEVVKKQPSKRVVAVNGVDVSTLEAMHDAVEMGFVTPIITGDKRNIEESCEKLGIDINDYQVYHTKSLNEATEKAVELIHEDKADVLMKGMVSTDKFMRALLKKEFNLVPSKGTLSHISAMNNPNYHKMLLFSDAAVLPYPDLKQKILMTNYLICAAKSLGIEQPKLAVIAPTEQIIISIQSCMDGATIAKMSEHGQIEGGLVDGPMALDVAISAESAEIKGFTSPVAGDADCLLFPNIDAANVFYKTNSKLAKAEMSGIIAGAKVPVVVSSRGDSRKTKLNSVALASIVSYQASIT, from the coding sequence ATGAGAATAAACAATTTTGCTGAACTTCTTGAAGTGGTAAAAAAGCAACCTTCGAAACGTGTTGTAGCTGTAAATGGTGTTGACGTGAGTACGCTGGAAGCCATGCACGATGCGGTTGAAATGGGTTTTGTAACACCAATAATTACCGGAGATAAAAGAAATATAGAGGAATCATGCGAAAAGCTGGGTATCGATATTAACGATTACCAGGTTTATCATACTAAATCCTTAAATGAAGCGACAGAAAAAGCTGTTGAACTGATTCACGAAGACAAAGCTGATGTGTTGATGAAAGGTATGGTGTCAACCGACAAATTTATGCGCGCGTTGTTAAAAAAAGAATTCAATCTGGTGCCATCGAAAGGTACATTGAGTCATATTTCGGCAATGAACAATCCTAACTACCATAAAATGCTGTTATTTAGCGATGCGGCAGTACTTCCATATCCCGACTTAAAGCAGAAAATTCTGATGACTAACTATCTGATCTGTGCGGCAAAATCTTTAGGTATTGAACAGCCAAAATTAGCGGTTATTGCGCCAACCGAGCAAATCATTATTTCAATACAATCGTGTATGGATGGAGCAACTATTGCAAAGATGTCGGAACACGGACAAATTGAAGGTGGCCTCGTTGACGGACCTATGGCACTCGATGTTGCGATTAGTGCAGAGTCGGCTGAAATAAAAGGTTTTACATCGCCTGTTGCCGGTGATGCCGATTGTTTGTTGTTCCCAAATATTGATGCTGCTAACGTATTTTATAAAACCAACTCGAAACTTGCAAAAGCTGAAATGTCGGGTATTATCGCCGGAGCCAAAGTTCCGGTTGTGGTATCTTCACGTGGCGACAGTCGTAAAACAAAACTGAACTCAGTGGCACTGGCATCTATTGTAAGTTACCAGGCCAGTATAACGTAA
- the acs gene encoding acetate--CoA ligase, translating to MFNTNHFHNNQKIATMVNKITSLAEYFQKYKESVADPDAFWGKIAESHYWQKKWDQVLDYKFEGEGAPDVNWFVNGKLNITENIFERNMFMRKDQVALIWEPNDPKEPEIKLTYGELFDKVKQFANGLKKIGIEKGDRVALYLPMVPELAIAMLACARIGAIHSIVFAGFSATALADRINDAEAKVVITSDGGFRGTKSIPLKSIADDAMANCPSIEHSIILKRTEEDIKWVDGRDLWWHDLIADVDCENKAETMDAEDVLFILYTSGSTGKPKGVVHTTGGYMVYAEYTFKNVFQYNDGDVYWCTADIGWVTGHSYIVYGPLLTGATSIMFEGVPTWPDAGRFWDIVDKYKVNQFYTAPTAIRALVAQGDEWVTKHDLSSLNVLGTVGEPINEEAWRWYHDLVGKGRCPIVDTWWQTETGGIMITPLAGITPTKPSLATLPLPGIQPVLLDHEGNELKGNSVEGILCMKHPWPGMLRTTWGDHQRCYQTYFSSFPGYYLTGDGAKRDEEGYYRIIGRIDDVINVSGHRIGTAEVEDAINQHPKVVESAVVGYPHEIKGAGIYAYVICEDMTDAELENIEAEIKATVNKFIGPIAKPDKIQIVSGLPKTRSGKIMRRILRKIGEGDATNLGDTSTLLDPGVVEEIIDGAKVEVKR from the coding sequence CTGTTTAACACGAATCATTTTCATAATAACCAAAAGATAGCTACTATGGTAAACAAAATCACAAGTTTAGCCGAGTACTTCCAGAAGTACAAGGAAAGTGTGGCTGACCCCGATGCTTTTTGGGGGAAGATAGCCGAAAGTCATTACTGGCAAAAGAAATGGGACCAGGTTCTTGACTATAAATTTGAGGGGGAAGGTGCCCCCGATGTAAACTGGTTTGTTAACGGCAAACTAAATATTACTGAGAATATTTTCGAGCGTAACATGTTTATGCGCAAAGATCAGGTGGCACTGATATGGGAACCCAACGATCCCAAGGAACCGGAAATAAAACTTACGTATGGGGAACTTTTCGATAAAGTAAAACAGTTTGCTAACGGATTAAAAAAGATTGGCATAGAAAAAGGCGACCGTGTGGCGTTGTATCTGCCAATGGTTCCCGAACTGGCTATTGCAATGTTGGCTTGCGCACGAATTGGAGCCATTCACAGTATCGTGTTTGCCGGTTTCTCGGCAACAGCCTTGGCCGATAGAATTAATGACGCCGAAGCAAAAGTGGTAATTACTTCCGATGGCGGATTCCGCGGCACCAAATCAATTCCGTTAAAAAGTATTGCCGACGATGCAATGGCCAATTGTCCATCTATTGAGCATTCAATTATCTTAAAACGTACCGAAGAAGATATAAAATGGGTGGACGGAAGAGATCTTTGGTGGCACGATCTGATTGCCGATGTTGATTGCGAAAACAAAGCCGAAACCATGGACGCCGAGGATGTACTGTTCATTCTTTATACTTCGGGTTCAACAGGAAAACCCAAAGGAGTTGTTCACACAACCGGAGGTTATATGGTTTATGCCGAATACACCTTTAAAAATGTATTTCAATACAACGATGGCGATGTTTACTGGTGTACTGCAGATATTGGCTGGGTAACCGGTCACTCTTACATCGTTTACGGACCGCTGCTTACCGGGGCAACTTCCATTATGTTCGAGGGTGTTCCAACATGGCCTGACGCGGGGCGTTTCTGGGATATCGTAGATAAATACAAGGTCAACCAGTTTTACACTGCTCCAACCGCAATTCGTGCATTGGTTGCACAGGGCGACGAATGGGTTACCAAACACGATCTGAGTTCATTGAATGTACTCGGAACGGTTGGTGAACCAATAAACGAGGAAGCCTGGCGCTGGTACCACGACCTGGTTGGAAAAGGCCGCTGCCCAATTGTTGATACATGGTGGCAAACCGAAACAGGAGGTATAATGATCACTCCATTGGCAGGTATTACACCAACAAAACCATCATTGGCTACACTACCGCTTCCGGGAATTCAACCGGTTTTACTTGATCATGAAGGAAACGAATTAAAAGGCAACAGCGTGGAAGGAATTTTGTGTATGAAACACCCGTGGCCCGGAATGTTGCGCACTACATGGGGTGACCATCAGCGTTGCTATCAAACTTATTTCTCTTCCTTCCCGGGATATTACCTTACCGGCGATGGTGCTAAACGCGATGAAGAAGGTTACTATCGCATTATCGGACGGATTGATGATGTGATAAACGTTTCTGGTCACCGCATTGGAACAGCCGAAGTGGAAGACGCCATTAACCAGCATCCAAAAGTTGTTGAATCAGCAGTTGTTGGCTATCCGCACGAGATTAAAGGAGCGGGTATTTATGCCTATGTTATTTGTGAGGATATGACCGATGCCGAACTGGAAAATATAGAAGCCGAAATTAAAGCGACAGTTAACAAATTTATCGGGCCAATTGCAAAACCTGATAAAATACAGATCGTCAGTGGCTTACCCAAAACCAGGTCGGGTAAAATTATGCGACGCATTCTGCGTAAAATCGGTGAAGGCGACGCTACCAATCTTGGCGATACCTCAACATTACTTGATCCGGGCGTAGTTGAAGAAATTATCGACGGAGCAAAAGTTGAAGTTAAACGATAA
- a CDS encoding OFA family MFS transporter: protein MKGLKITNRWVVVIGAILIQLALGAIYAWSVFTALLTDPNGTYGFSATQTAWVFSLGLATFAVVMVFAGKWQAKSGPTIVALTGGLVLGAGYILGGIFGSSFLAQLLFIGLLGGAGIGLAYVVPIAVGVKWFPDKKGLITGLAVAGFGFGATIWVKLAGSWFGGLLNTSNAFGLPGVQSVFVIYGIVFAIMVVLGSLVMVNPPAGYKPEGWEPPVNHKAKTSGGVEFDSSHMLRTKQFYAIWVVFIFSALAGLMVIYCIKLFGIDALEYNGIANAGVITGTAMAWYAIFNGLGRIVWGMISDKLGRKKAIFFMTLFQGVIMLMIYHIFIRYGVTSGFIASACVIGFNFGGNFALFPAITADFFGNNTVGKNYGWMFTAYGIAGIAGPQLAGHFKDSATASSGPIVWMAPFIIAGVACLIGSVIILLTKPPK from the coding sequence ATGAAAGGACTTAAAATAACTAACCGATGGGTAGTAGTAATTGGAGCAATATTGATACAATTAGCTCTTGGCGCTATTTATGCCTGGTCGGTATTTACCGCATTGTTAACCGATCCGAATGGAACGTATGGTTTTTCTGCAACCCAAACAGCCTGGGTATTTTCGCTGGGGCTGGCCACATTTGCCGTTGTGATGGTTTTTGCCGGAAAATGGCAGGCCAAATCAGGACCAACTATAGTTGCCTTAACCGGCGGCCTTGTTTTAGGAGCCGGATATATTTTAGGAGGAATATTTGGAAGTTCATTTCTAGCTCAATTATTATTTATTGGCCTTTTAGGCGGAGCAGGAATAGGACTCGCATACGTTGTTCCGATAGCAGTTGGCGTGAAATGGTTCCCCGACAAAAAAGGACTCATTACAGGATTAGCCGTTGCCGGTTTTGGTTTTGGTGCAACCATCTGGGTAAAACTTGCCGGATCGTGGTTTGGCGGCCTGCTGAATACCAGTAATGCATTTGGATTACCAGGTGTTCAAAGTGTATTTGTCATTTACGGAATTGTTTTCGCAATTATGGTTGTGTTGGGTTCGCTTGTAATGGTAAACCCACCTGCCGGTTACAAACCCGAAGGCTGGGAACCACCGGTTAATCACAAAGCAAAAACGTCCGGTGGAGTTGAATTTGATTCCAGCCATATGCTTCGCACCAAACAATTCTATGCCATTTGGGTAGTATTTATATTTTCAGCACTTGCCGGACTGATGGTAATTTATTGTATAAAACTTTTTGGTATTGATGCCCTGGAATATAACGGAATTGCAAATGCCGGTGTAATTACCGGAACAGCAATGGCCTGGTATGCTATTTTTAACGGTTTGGGAAGAATTGTGTGGGGAATGATTTCCGACAAACTGGGACGGAAAAAAGCCATATTTTTTATGACACTTTTTCAGGGAGTGATCATGCTAATGATCTACCATATTTTTATTCGATATGGTGTAACTTCCGGATTTATTGCCAGCGCCTGTGTAATTGGATTCAACTTTGGAGGAAACTTTGCCTTATTCCCGGCTATAACTGCCGACTTTTTTGGAAATAACACCGTTGGTAAAAATTATGGCTGGATGTTTACCGCTTATGGAATTGCCGGAATTGCCGGACCACAGCTAGCAGGTCATTTTAAAGATTCTGCCACAGCCTCTTCAGGTCCAATAGTATGGATGGCACCATTTATAATTGCAGGAGTTGCCTGCTTAATCGGTAGTGTAATCATTTTACTTACAAAACCACCGAAATAA